A stretch of the Telopea speciosissima isolate NSW1024214 ecotype Mountain lineage unplaced genomic scaffold, Tspe_v1 Tspe_v1.0629, whole genome shotgun sequence genome encodes the following:
- the LOC122648234 gene encoding uncharacterized protein LOC122648234: MAVLHCDGSLTADRASYGGIICDDAVVAIMAYAGKGDINSVLGMELFAILKGVTFCIQRNLLRVSIKSDSKLAVDILNGAVDCPWSKQILRDRIAMLLQQLQRKEIKHVWRELNQPADFIAAMDTRDGEAIFYPLDFPQDLVELVKNDSDCKVFLRTLSH, encoded by the coding sequence ATGGCAGTCCTTCACTGTGATGGGTCCTTAACagctgatagagcttcctatgGTGGAATCATTTGTGATGATGCAGTTGTTGCCATAATGGCGTATGCGGGGAAGGGAGATATTAATTCTGTTCTAGGCATGGAGCTTTTTGCAATTTTGAAGGGGGTAACTTTTTGTATTCAAAGGAACCTACTTCGGGTTTCCATCAAATCCGATTCCAAATTGGCAGTAGATATTCTTAATGGAGCTGTGGACTGCCCTTGGAGCAAGCAAATCTTGAGGGACCGTATAGCTATGCTACTACAGCAATTACAGCGTAAGGAGATcaaacatgtttggagagagctCAACCAGCCAGCAGACTTTATTGCAGCCATGGATACGAGGGATGGGGAAGCAATTTTTTATCCACTTGATTTCCCACAGGACTTGGTGGAGTTAGTTAAGAATGATTCAGATTGCAAAGTTTTTTTAAGGACCTTGTCTCATTGA